The following DNA comes from Pseudomonas marginalis.
AGCAGGCCGAGAGCGCCTTGGATGAGGGGATCATCAAGTGGGTTCATAGCACTCTGCGCACCATCATGTGGGTGATCAACAGGCCCAGGGTCACGCTGCCGAAGGCATAGAACAGCACGCTGTTGCCGGTGGGATCGTTAAGCAGGAAGTGAAAATCCTTGGGCGAATTGAGGTACATGTAGCCCAGGGACAACGGCACCAGCGCGCCGACAATCTTTGCCGAGGCACGGGCTTCGGAGGTCTTGGCCTGGATCTTCAGCTGCAACTCGTGGCGCTCGCGCAGGGTGGCGGACAGCCGATCCAGGGTCTCGCCCAGGCGCCCACCGGCTTCCTGGTTGATGATCAGGATCACCGCGAAAAACCGGTACTCGTTCAGCGGCACACGTAACGTCGAATCCTGCATCACTTGGCGCAGTGGCACACCCAGGCGTAGCCAGTTGTCGATCAGGGCAAATTCCACCGCCAGGGGGCCGGGGATATTTTCCGCGACCAGCGTGAAGGCGTTGCTGATCGGCACTCCGGCGCGGGCGGTGCGGGTGATTGCGTCAATGGCCTGGGGCAGGCTCAGGCGCAGTTCCTTGAGGTGCTTGCCCAATGCGTTGCGGTACAGCACGTTGCCGATACCAAAAAAAGCGAGCAAGCCGAACAGACTGCCGAACAGCAGCGGCATCGGCGTTTCACGGCCCAGCAGCACCGCGATCATCAGGCTGCACAGACTCAGCAGGATGACGCGCGTGCGCAAGCTGCTGTGCCAACCCAGCACTCGCAGGTTCAGCCACACCCGTGCGATGGCCGGGCCAAGCACTGGCAGGGTTTCCAGGGGCGGATTTTCCAATTCGCGCAGCACGCTTTCGGCCTCGGCCAATGCTCCGGAAGGCCTGGCTGCCGGGGCTTCGTGGCTGTCGAACAAGGCCTTGAGGCGTTCCAGGCGCAGGCGGTTGGCCTCGTCGGCACGGCGTCGGCGGTTAAGGCTGCGCGCCGCCAGGAAAACCAGCAGCACCAGCACAAACACCAGCAGGGTAAACAGGTCGAGGAGGGCGTCCATCAGCATTGCCCTTCAAACAAATGGGCGTGGCTGGTATAGAACTGCGGGCGCTGGCCGCTGGCGACAAACTCGCCGATCAGATGACCCTTGGCATCGACGCTGGTGGTCTTGAAGCCGAACAGCTCCTGGGTCTGGATCACGTCGTTTTCCATGCCGCAGATTTCCGTGATAGACACCACGCGCCGCGCGCCGTCGCGCATGCGTTCGATCTGCACGATCAGGTTGACCGCACTGGCGATCTGGCGGCGGATCGCTTCCAGCGGCAGTTGCATGCTCGCCATCATCACCATGTTTTCCATGCGCATGATCGCGTCGCGCGGGGTATTGGAGTGCACGGTGCACAGCGACCCATCGTGGCCGGTGTTCATCGCCTGGAGCATGTCGAAGCTTTCACCGCCACGCACTTCGCCGAGGATGATGCGGTCGGGGCGCATCCGCAGGGCGTTGCGCACCAGGTCGCGCTGGTCGACCTTGCCGGTGCCTTCGGCGCTGACCGGGCGGGTTTCCAGGCGCACCACATGGATTTGCTGCAGTTGCAGTTCGGCGGCATCTTCGATGGTGATGATGCGGTCGGCATCGCTGATTTTCTGCGACAGGGCGTTGAGCAAGGTGGTCTTGCCCGCGCCGGTGCCGCCCGAGACGATGATATTGAGCTTGGCCAGCATCGCCCGTTGCAGCACCTCAGCCATCTGCGCCGACATCGCGCCGCGCTCGGCGAGGATTTCCAGGGACATGTTGCGGCGCATGAATTTACGAATGGAGATGGTGGTGCCGTCGATGGCCAGCGGGTAAGTAATCACGTTGACCCGGCTGCCATCGGCCAGGCGTGCATCCACCATCGGGTGGCTTTCGTCGATGCGCCGGCCGACGGCGGCGGCGATGCGCTGGGCCGTGTTGAACACATGCTCTTCGTCGATAAAGGTGATGGGCGACAGTTCCAGCTTGCCGAATCGCTCGACAAACACTTGGCCGGCACCGTTGACCAGGATGTCGTTGACCGAGTCGTCAGCGAGCAACGGTTGGATTGGACCGATGCCGACCATTTCGTTGAGCATCTCTTCGCCGATGCTTTCTTCTTCCTGGCGCGACAGCTGCAGGCGATTGTCATCGCAGATGCGGCGGATCACTGTTTCTATCTGCACCCGTAGTTTGTCACGGCCCAGGCTCGCGGCTTTGAGCGGGTCGATCTGATCGTAAAGCTGGCTGCGAATCAGCTTGCGGTGGGCGAGGGCGGTGAGGTCCACGGCTTTGCTGGCGGCGCTGCGTTGCACACTGGTGGCGCGCACTTCCTGAGGGGCAGGGGCGGCGGCAGGCATAGGTGTTGCGCGGGCCTGGGGCTTCTTCGGTTGACGGATGAGCATGCGCGGTTCTCCTTGGCTCAGGCCGCTGTACGTGGGCGCCCAAGGGCGTGCTTCAAGCGGGTGATGATGCTCAATGGGGTGCCCGAGCGTTTGGCCGGTTGGCGGCCGCAGGCGAGGTCGGCGAGGTCTAGCAGGGCGTTTTCGAACGCCGGTACGCCGGCCAGGCTCAGCGGTCCGCGCAACAGGCTTTGGCTCAGCACATTGCCGACATGGGGCAGTACCAGGTCGATGCGCCGGCCCACGAAGGCTTCGAATTGCGCCCGATCAATCAGGCCCGCACCGGCATTCCGTGTCGGGTTGACCACCAGCAGCAGGTGCTGGCCGCTGCTCTCGTCGCCGATTTCGCGCAGCAGGCGCAGGGTGTGGCGGGCGTCCTGTACGGTGAGGTCGGTGAGGATAATCCGCGTCTGCGCGTTGTCCAGTACCTCCAGGGCCCCCGAGGGCCGCCCGGCGGGCAGGTCCCAGATCACCTGGTTGAACATATGGCAAAGGTTGCCGCCCAGGTTCATCAAGTGCTCGGCATCCAGCGTCGGAGCGGAATGCAGGTTGGCTTCCTGGGCGAGCAGGAACAGGCGTTCGTTGATCTGGCCCATGGACCGTTGCAAAAAGCGCGTGTCGATTTCTTCACTGGCCAATACGGCCGTCAGTCCGGCTTCGCCCTCATAGCCCAGCAGCAATGCCTGGTCGCCGTTGGCACGGTCGAAGTCGACCACCGCGCAGTGGGTATGACGGTGCTCCGAGAGCAAGCGCGCCAGGCCGCTGACTACGGTGCTGGTGCCCGCCCCCCCACTCGCGGCGGTGACCGCGATGGTGCGGCCGGTACGCGCGGGTAGGTGCTGATCGCTGCCGGTAGCGCGGGTGAGGGTGTCGGCCAACTGGTCCAGCGGGACGGGTTTGATCAGGTAGTCGAACAGACCATGGTGCAACAACGTGCGGTACAGGTTGATGTCCTGGCGACTGCCCAGGGCGATGATCTGGCACGCCGGATCGCAGCTCTCGCTAAGCTCATTGATCGCGTGCAGCGGCAGGGCTTCGTCGTCCAGGTCGACCAGTAACAGGGCTGGCACCGGATGGGCGCGGGTCCATTCGATGGCCGCACCGACGCCGCCGGTACGCGCGCTTTCGTCCGCGTAGCCGAGGCGTACAAGGTGTTCGCCGTAGAGCCGCGCCTGCTCGGCGTTGGCGGCAAACAGCAGCAGGTCCGGCAGGCTGCCCGAGGTTTTCGAGTCGTTCATGGCGTGGCTCCAGGGTCAGTTCTTGCTGAAGTCGATGTCGAGCAACTCGCGCGGCTCATCGTCGTAGTAGCGGGTCACACTGTTGACTGCGGTGTTGCCATCGCCACTGTCCAAGGCCTGGGCGCGGACCAGGTCACGCGGGTCGGCGACCATGCGCGCAATGTTGGCGCGATTGGCACAGCCCAGTTGCCCGGTGGCCTGGAACGGCTTGACGGTCCAGCTCTGGCCATCGGCAATGACGCAGTCCGGGACTGTCACCACCATGGCCTCGGAGACCACTTGCAGGTCTTCATCACTGGTGTTGCCGGCGCGCAGTTGTACCGGCTCGA
Coding sequences within:
- a CDS encoding type II secretion system F family protein; protein product: MDALLDLFTLLVFVLVLLVFLAARSLNRRRRADEANRLRLERLKALFDSHEAPAARPSGALAEAESVLRELENPPLETLPVLGPAIARVWLNLRVLGWHSSLRTRVILLSLCSLMIAVLLGRETPMPLLFGSLFGLLAFFGIGNVLYRNALGKHLKELRLSLPQAIDAITRTARAGVPISNAFTLVAENIPGPLAVEFALIDNWLRLGVPLRQVMQDSTLRVPLNEYRFFAVILIINQEAGGRLGETLDRLSATLRERHELQLKIQAKTSEARASAKIVGALVPLSLGYMYLNSPKDFHFLLNDPTGNSVLFYAFGSVTLGLLITHMMVRRVL
- a CDS encoding CpaF family protein, with the translated sequence MLIRQPKKPQARATPMPAAAPAPQEVRATSVQRSAASKAVDLTALAHRKLIRSQLYDQIDPLKAASLGRDKLRVQIETVIRRICDDNRLQLSRQEEESIGEEMLNEMVGIGPIQPLLADDSVNDILVNGAGQVFVERFGKLELSPITFIDEEHVFNTAQRIAAAVGRRIDESHPMVDARLADGSRVNVITYPLAIDGTTISIRKFMRRNMSLEILAERGAMSAQMAEVLQRAMLAKLNIIVSGGTGAGKTTLLNALSQKISDADRIITIEDAAELQLQQIHVVRLETRPVSAEGTGKVDQRDLVRNALRMRPDRIILGEVRGGESFDMLQAMNTGHDGSLCTVHSNTPRDAIMRMENMVMMASMQLPLEAIRRQIASAVNLIVQIERMRDGARRVVSITEICGMENDVIQTQELFGFKTTSVDAKGHLIGEFVASGQRPQFYTSHAHLFEGQC
- a CDS encoding AAA family ATPase, producing MNDSKTSGSLPDLLLFAANAEQARLYGEHLVRLGYADESARTGGVGAAIEWTRAHPVPALLLVDLDDEALPLHAINELSESCDPACQIIALGSRQDINLYRTLLHHGLFDYLIKPVPLDQLADTLTRATGSDQHLPARTGRTIAVTAASGGAGTSTVVSGLARLLSEHRHTHCAVVDFDRANGDQALLLGYEGEAGLTAVLASEEIDTRFLQRSMGQINERLFLLAQEANLHSAPTLDAEHLMNLGGNLCHMFNQVIWDLPAGRPSGALEVLDNAQTRIILTDLTVQDARHTLRLLREIGDESSGQHLLLVVNPTRNAGAGLIDRAQFEAFVGRRIDLVLPHVGNVLSQSLLRGPLSLAGVPAFENALLDLADLACGRQPAKRSGTPLSIITRLKHALGRPRTAA